The genomic DNA GTGCCCGTCGTGTTCGATCGCACATGGATAGGAAAGACTCAGGCTGTCTGCTGATTCGCCCGGTTCGCCAGGGTTCTGGGAACGACGAATCACAAACACCTTTTGAAAGACGTTTTCGCCGGGAGCTGTCACGGCGATCGTAAGTGGAGTGCGCTTGCCGCCGTTGTTTCGGGCTGTGGTGCAGATCAGGTATCGCTGCCCCGTGCTGAGCGTTCCCGCGACGGGCTTCGACGTCGCCATCGGCAGGTTGCTGATTCCCGACGGTGTCCAGGTGCGTCCATAGTCCTCGCTGACCGCGACCAAAGCCGAAGCCCCGCCGCCGTAGCGGGCGATGTTGAATACTCGCTTCCCATCGACAAAATTCGCGGATTCACCCCACATCCGATCGATCCCTTCGCCGGTTGGGATCTCCACATAGTCCCACTTGGTGAAATCGTCGCCGCGACTGATCGCAACCGCCGCCGGAAATATCTTGTTGTTGGAATAGGGGCCTGCGGAGATGCCTGGCATGATCCAGTTACCATCGTCCATCTTCTCAGGCTGGTTCATCGGCCAGAAGCCGTCTCGGATCACGATGCCATGCGGATCCCATTTCCCCGTGGCTTCGTCGAGCGAATAAGCACGCGTGTGGATCTTCTGCATCTTGCCGTAATAGGCTCCGTGGAAGGCCCACAGTTTGCCAGCGTGCGAGAGAAAGACGCCATGGCTGACCGCCAGATCGGGTTCTTCCCCGGCATCGATCACTCGCAGTTCGCTCCAGGTTTGCCCCTGGTCCTCGCTGACGCGATATTGAGCTTCCTCGCTGACCGTATTCTCGGCTCCCTTGTTGTGACCGATCGAGGCGTAGAGTTTGTTCTTGTGCCAGCCGAGTCCCACGCCGTGTAGGAAGGTGTACCCGTCCGCTTCCCGATCCCATTTCTTGATCACATGAAACTTGACGCCTTTGAGCGTGGGGATGTCGGCGGCAACGGGTAGCGGCGAAGCCGCGTCCCAGATTGGAAACGGTTCGGCAAAGTTGGGGATCGGGTGAGTCGCCGTGACCGGTTTGTAGAGGGATGCCATTTCGGACGGCGTGAGCGAGCGATTGAAGAGCATCGCTTCGTCCAACGCTCCCATCATGGTTTGCCTGATTCGGCCGTCATCATCGACGCCGCCGAAGGTCAGCGGAGCGTTTGTCTGCGGGATCGGCTGCGTCAGTTCGACATCGCCGGCCAGTTCGCCATCCAACCACAATTCCGCTTTGTCGTCGGTAACCACAAGCCCCAGCTGGTGCCATGTCCCGGGTTTTAATGTCGCGTCGGATTGGGCAGTCTTCCAACCTCCTTGCTGAACGTACAGTCGCAGCTTCTGGTCGCTGTCGATCATGATGCCCCACTCGCGCTGGTTCAAAGCGTAGCAATTCTTCGCCACGATCATCTGCTGGCCGCGATCGAGATTGTAGGGATTGAACCAGACGACGAAGCTGAACGGCTTGCCGCTGATCGGGACGCTTCCGGAGTCGTTGACTTCCAGCAGCGACTTGCCGCTGAGCACGAGGGATTGGCCGTGGACTCCAACCGCTTGCGAGGGTGAACCACCTTTGTGCCGAAGTTGCGCTGAGCTCGCGGAATCGAGCGGCCAGATCCGATCGGGGGCCGGTTCCGCGGCGACGGCCACAGCCGATGTGAACAAGGCCAACCCCAGTAGATACACAAAACGATCGCTCATCCAATTCCTCTCTATCCTGTCTGTTCAACTACCAAGATCGCCAACATTGGGTTGACGACTTGGGGAAGCGACAGCCACCCTGAATCGTCGCGGCAACGACGTCATACTCGCCACTATCGTCGCGTATAGCGTAATCGAAAATCGCGTTCCGGAGGTGCAACGCTGCGCGGCAACCTCCGGCTTTTCGTCTTGGATCCATTCGGAATGTCGCCCGCAGGAAAAGCTCGCCGTTGAATGCGACGCAAAGGGGACATGCAGCAACGCAAAATCAGTCCGTCTCGAATCATTGCTTCTGAAAAGGGGGTCTCGGTCATTCGTTCTCTCCTGGAAGGATTCTGAATAATCCCCGGCTTGTCCCCGCCAGTCGTGGTCTATCCCAGTCTTCAAGGAATCGAACAGAGGTGATCATCACGCCCTCCTGTTCTCGACTCTTCCAGCCGTGCATCACGTCGCTTCAGAAAACAGATCGCGATAAACTAATCGTGATCGGGGCATGTTCGCATTGCTCCCCAACGCGATTCATCCTCTGTTGCTCTTGGAGCCCCTCACATTGCATGTTGCTTTAACTATCGCTGGCTCGGACCCCTCCGGTGGTGCGGGGTTG from Rosistilla oblonga includes the following:
- a CDS encoding exo-alpha-sialidase, with protein sequence MSDRFVYLLGLALFTSAVAVAAEPAPDRIWPLDSASSAQLRHKGGSPSQAVGVHGQSLVLSGKSLLEVNDSGSVPISGKPFSFVVWFNPYNLDRGQQMIVAKNCYALNQREWGIMIDSDQKLRLYVQQGGWKTAQSDATLKPGTWHQLGLVVTDDKAELWLDGELAGDVELTQPIPQTNAPLTFGGVDDDGRIRQTMMGALDEAMLFNRSLTPSEMASLYKPVTATHPIPNFAEPFPIWDAASPLPVAADIPTLKGVKFHVIKKWDREADGYTFLHGVGLGWHKNKLYASIGHNKGAENTVSEEAQYRVSEDQGQTWSELRVIDAGEEPDLAVSHGVFLSHAGKLWAFHGAYYGKMQKIHTRAYSLDEATGKWDPHGIVIRDGFWPMNQPEKMDDGNWIMPGISAGPYSNNKIFPAAVAISRGDDFTKWDYVEIPTGEGIDRMWGESANFVDGKRVFNIARYGGGASALVAVSEDYGRTWTPSGISNLPMATSKPVAGTLSTGQRYLICTTARNNGGKRTPLTIAVTAPGENVFQKVFVIRRSQNPGEPGESADSLSLSYPCAIEHDGHLYVGYSNNGGRRGNLNSAELAIIPIASLQ